A stretch of the Ptiloglossa arizonensis isolate GNS036 chromosome 1, iyPtiAriz1_principal, whole genome shotgun sequence genome encodes the following:
- the LOC143155365 gene encoding uncharacterized protein LOC143155365, which yields MRANHSQDKAVFRGDNNAVDDDRAILHFEFDSQIYQKNQFRVRRWLIGILIFLLTSLILINTYTVDQFVPIRFGTIVNDTLQESYMELKPFFAPVANSGFVVRTKGCRIPAMDPFDPATKRFVHKEEPIVCEHGDYLPLVDSNNTAVFVNPEAIHHFYNKSNEIDCCWHPFWRMKNEDNIITYGNDCYNFVESATIKTEFVKIKCSRDNEVVYKDYHAFLPRFRSVEQKYEKTKASIANSDYLSLLIVGLDSVSRLNFHRMMPKTIEALQKLGAVEMLGYTKVADNTYPNLVPVLSGLSDEELRNLCWQSKDKTFDECPFIWKNFSTAGYRTIFGEDACAMSTFNYLKPGFREQPTDYYLRPFCIASEKDIGNTHKMNANLCVGTRKTFDNLLHYTRKTATQFAGEPYFGMFWQASLTHDFFNYPQLGDDSYHKLVTYLSNEQLLNHTALIVMSDHGMRWGNFRQTHQGRMEDSLPFVFIVLPTWWREKYQVAWANLRKNTRSLTTAFDLHETLLDLLESKHLEESNLKDRFKVLSEANSLPRGISWFLPIPDYRTCSIAGIASHWCMCHSSSDVPLNDENLRDKAVFLVTELNRMLKKFTQCATLELKEIKAAKMWKDNDDKSDLVDYTVTIQTQPGDAIFEGTVRQQGKDKIKQLVGSVSRLNAYGKQSACVDEFNMRLYCYCL from the exons GCAGTGTTTCGTGGCGATAACAACGCAGTGGACGATGACCGCGCCATTCTCCATTTCGAGTTTGACAGCCAGATATACCAAAAGAACCAATTCCGAGTACGAAGATGGTTAATTGGCATTCTGATCTTCCTGTTGACATCCCTGATCCTCATAAACACGTACACCGTGGATCAATTTGTACCGATACGGTTTGGCACTATCGTCAACGACACTCTGCAAG AAAGCTACATGGAATTAAAGCCTTTCTTCGCACCGGTAGCCAATTCTGGCTTCGTAGTACGGACGAAAGGTTGTCGAATCCCGGCTATGGATCCTTTCGATCCAGCAACCAAGCGTTTCGTTCACAAGGAGGAGCCAATCGTTTGCGAGCACGGGGATTATCTACCACTTGTTGATTCGAACAACACGGCGGTGTTCGTAAATCCAGAGGCGATACATCATTTTTACaacaaatcgaacgaaatcgactGCTGTTGGCACCCTTTCTGGCGAATGAAAAACGAGGACAATATTATTAC TTACGGGAACGATTGCTACAACTTCGTGGAATCGGCGACCATCAAGACCGAATTCGTAAAGATCAAATGTTCGCGCGACAACGAAGTGGTGTACAAAGATTACCACGCGTTCCTGCCACGTTTTCGTTCGGTGGAGCAGAAGTACGAGAAAACGAAAGCCTCTATCGCGAACTCCGATTACCTCAGCTTGCTGATAGTCGGCCTCGACTCCGTTTCAAGACTGAACTTTCACAGGATGATGCCGAAGACCATCGAGGCTCTGCAAAAACTCGGTGCGGTGGAAATGTTAGGCTACACGAAGGTAGCCGACAACACGTACCCGAACTTGGTACCGGTGTTGAGCGGTCTGTCCGACGAGGAGCTACGCAACTTGTGCTGGCAAAGCAAAGACAAAACGTTCGACGAGTGTCCGTTCATTTGGAAGAATTTCAGCACGGCCGGCTATCGTACAATATTCGGCGAAGACGCTTGCGCTATGTCGACGTTCAATTACTTGAAGCCTGGTTTCCGTGAACAGCCAACCGATTATTATCTAAGACCATTTTGCATAGCCTCGGAGAAAGACATTGGGAACACGCACAAAATGAACGCGAATCTTTGCGTGGGTACCAGAAAGACGTTCGATAATTTGTTACATTATACGAGAAAAACGGCGACACAATTCGCCGGTGAACCGTACTTCGGGATGTTCTGGCAAGCCAGTTTGACCCACGATTTCTTCAACTATCCGCAACTAGGCGACGACTCGTACCATAAACTCGTCACTTACCTATCCAACGAACAGTTGCTGAACCATACGGCTCTAATAGTGATGAGCGATCACGGGATGAGGTGGGGTAATTTCCGTCAAACGCACCAAGGCAGAATGGAGGACAGTCTTCCGTTCGTGTTCATCGTGTTGCCAACGTGGTGGAGGGAGAAGTATCAAGTCGCCTGGGCTAACCTTCGTAAAAACACGCGTAGCTTGACGACGGCTTTCGATTTGCACGAAACCCTATTGGACCTGCTGGAATCGAAACATCTGGAGGAATCGAATCTCAAGGATCGTTTTAAAGTGCTTTCGGAAGCGAACAGTTTACCTCGCGGGATTAGTTGGTTCCTGCCGATTCCCGATTACCGGACATGTAGCATTGCGGGTATTGCTAGCCACTGGTGCATGTGCCACAGTAGCAGCGACGTTCCTTTAAACGACGAGAATCTCCGGGACAAGGCCGTTTTCCTGGTCACAGAACTGAACAGAATGTTAAAGAAATTCACGCAGTGCGCGACCCTTGAACTAAAGGAAATTAAAGCCGCGAAAATGTGGAAAGACAACGACGACAAATCCGACCTCGTTGATTATACGGTGACGATTCAAACGCAACCAGGTGACGCGATATTCGAAGGCACGGTACGACAACAAGGAAAGGATAAGATCAAACAATTGGTGGGATCGGTTAGTAGATTAAATGCGTACGGTAAACAAAGCGCCTGCGTTGACGAGTTCAACATGAGGTTATATTGCTACTGCCTGTAG